One stretch of Erpetoichthys calabaricus chromosome 14, fErpCal1.3, whole genome shotgun sequence DNA includes these proteins:
- the LOC114664776 gene encoding phosphoribosyl pyrophosphate synthase-associated protein 1 isoform X2: protein MELLVMAYALKTSCARNIIGVIPYFPYSKQCKMRKRGSIVCKLLASMLAKAGLTHIITMDLHQKEIQGFFTFPVDNLRASPFLLQYIQEEIPDYRNAIIVAKSPSAAKRAQSYAERLRLGLAVLHGEAQCAESDMADGRNSPPSVKSTTVHPGLELPLLMAKEKPPITVVGDVGGRIAILVDDIVDDVEDFVAAAEILKERGAYKIYVMATHGLLSAEAPRLIEESAIDEVVVTNTIPHEIQKLQCPKIKTVDVSMILAEAIRRIHNGESMAYLFRNITVDD, encoded by the exons ATGGAGTTGCTGGTCATGGCCTATGCTCTCAAGACCTCCTGCGCACGAAACATTATTGGGGTCATTCCTTATTTCCCTTACAGCAAGCAGTGCAAGATGAGGAAGCGAGGTTCTATTGTCTGCAAACTTCTGGCATCCATGTTGGCAAAGGCTG GTCTGACCCACATCATTACAATGGATCTACACCAGAAGGAAATCCAAGGCTTCTTTACCTTTCCAGTGGACAACTTGCGAGCATCACCTTTTCTGCTGCAGTACATCCAGGAGGAG ATCCCAGATTATCGAAATGCAATTATTGTAGCTAAATCCCCATCAGCAGCTAAAAG GGCCCAGTCATACGCAGAGAGGCTTCGTTTGGGACTGGCAGTGCTACATGGTGAAGCCCAGTGTGCAGAGTCTGACATGGCAGATGGAAGGAACTCTCCACCCTCTGTAAAGAGCACAACTGTCCACCCCGGCTTGGAGTTGCCTT TACTGATGGCCAAAGAGAAGCCACCTATAACCGTTGTGGGGGATGTTGGAGGCAGAATTGCAATCCTCGTG GATGATATAGTAGATGATGTGGAAGATTTTGTGGCAGCTGCAGAAATCCTGAAGGAACGAGGTGCCTACAAAATCTATGTAATGGCCACTCACGGGCTACTGTCAGCTGAGGCTCCACGTCTTATTGAGGAGTCAGCCATCGATGAG GTTGTTGTGACCAACACCATCCCTCATGAGATCCAGAAACTTCAGTGTCCCAAAATCAAAACCGTGGATGTCAGCATGATTTTGGCAGAAGCCATCCGGAGGATCCATAATGGAGAATCTATGGCATACCTCTTTCGTAATATCACAGTGGACGACTAG